A genomic stretch from Chitinophaga agri includes:
- a CDS encoding prephenate dehydratase, translating to MRIAIQGFEGCFHQIAAEAYYGKGIDIECCASFPELVKKVVKQKEADAGVMAIENSIAGSILPNYSLLKNSGLHVIGEVYLHIKQHLMVLPGQTLEDIREVHSHHMALLQCTEFLEKHPHMKLVETEDTALSAKHVAQKKLKSTAAIAGKLAAEIYGLDIIAPNIHTIKNNYTRFLVISPNGVTPAPDANKASVYFQTSHDRGSLAKVLTQVAQAGINLSKIQSFPMPAKEWNYYFHADFEFENLSHFEKSISKIQPLTEDLKVLGIYQKGNTH from the coding sequence ATGCGTATCGCAATCCAGGGTTTTGAAGGATGTTTTCATCAGATAGCAGCAGAGGCTTATTATGGTAAGGGAATAGACATAGAATGTTGCGCATCCTTTCCGGAGCTCGTTAAGAAAGTAGTTAAACAGAAAGAGGCTGATGCCGGTGTAATGGCCATCGAAAACTCCATCGCCGGAAGTATTCTGCCAAACTACTCGCTGCTGAAAAATTCAGGTCTGCATGTTATCGGTGAAGTATACCTTCATATCAAACAGCACCTGATGGTATTACCAGGCCAAACCCTGGAGGATATACGGGAAGTACATTCTCACCATATGGCGCTGCTCCAGTGCACTGAGTTCCTGGAAAAGCATCCGCATATGAAACTGGTAGAAACAGAAGATACTGCCCTCAGTGCCAAGCACGTAGCACAGAAGAAACTGAAAAGTACCGCAGCCATCGCTGGTAAACTGGCTGCTGAAATATATGGTCTGGATATCATCGCACCGAATATCCATACTATCAAAAATAACTATACCCGCTTCCTGGTTATTTCTCCTAACGGAGTAACACCTGCCCCGGATGCCAATAAAGCTTCCGTATACTTCCAGACATCTCACGATCGCGGAAGCCTGGCAAAGGTGCTGACACAGGTAGCACAGGCTGGGATCAACCTGAGTAAAATACAGTCGTTCCCGATGCCGGCTAAAGAATGGAACTATTACTTCCATGCGGACTTCGAATTTGAGAACCTGAGCCACTTTGAGAAAAGTATCAGCAAAATTCAGCCGCTGACAGAAGATCTGAAAGTATTAGGTATCTATCAGAAAGGAAACACTCACTAA